In a single window of the Terriglobus roseus genome:
- a CDS encoding NAD(P)/FAD-dependent oxidoreductase, which translates to MTAVKKTALIIGAGPAGLTAALEFCRRSSIQPIVFEASDRIGGISCTIRYNGNRIDIGGHRFFSKSDRVMDWWTSIMPIEQVGTSHVAAISYHNQQRVISTDPHPAPDAEVQDPDAVMLIRPRKSRIYFLRSFFDYPLTLSVCTLRRLGLLRTIQIGLSYIKARLFPRRPEKTLEDFLTNRFGRTLYLTFFKSYTEKVWGVPCEQIDASWGAQRIKGLSLRKMVSHFFSKVSGVRKSDPTDIKQKNSETSLIEQFLYPKYGPGQLWELVARMIVREGGEVRMGWRIVGLNVERGADGVDRITSLEAKTPAGDLQTVEGDFCFSTMPVRDLLQRLHTPIPPEISAIADGLVYRDFITVGLLVDRLLLKEADGSPLKDTWIYIQEPDVLVGRLQIFNNWSPHLVADPSKVWIGLEYFCYESDPLWKMPDDELAQFAIAEVEKIGILRADEVRDSCVFRVPKTYPAYFGTYDRFDEIVRYIDQFENLYLIGRNGMHKYNNQDHSMLTAMTAVDNIIAGRTSKDNLWSINTEQDYHEKKTGDTARDPADTNAVASDEGVTA; encoded by the coding sequence ATGACAGCTGTAAAGAAGACCGCATTGATCATCGGAGCCGGCCCCGCCGGATTGACGGCAGCGCTTGAGTTCTGCAGGCGTTCTTCGATCCAGCCCATCGTCTTCGAAGCGAGCGACCGCATCGGCGGGATCTCGTGCACCATCCGCTATAACGGCAATCGGATTGATATCGGCGGTCATCGCTTCTTTTCCAAATCTGACCGCGTCATGGATTGGTGGACCTCCATCATGCCCATTGAGCAGGTGGGCACATCGCACGTGGCCGCCATTTCGTATCACAACCAGCAGCGAGTCATCAGCACCGACCCGCACCCAGCGCCAGACGCGGAAGTCCAAGACCCTGACGCAGTCATGCTGATCCGCCCTCGCAAGAGCCGAATCTATTTTCTCCGGTCCTTCTTCGATTACCCGCTGACACTTTCCGTCTGTACACTGCGTCGCCTGGGACTGCTGCGAACCATCCAGATTGGTCTGAGTTACATCAAGGCGCGATTGTTTCCGCGACGTCCGGAAAAGACGTTGGAAGACTTTCTGACTAACCGCTTCGGGCGCACACTGTATCTCACTTTTTTCAAGAGCTATACAGAGAAGGTGTGGGGCGTTCCCTGCGAGCAGATCGATGCGTCGTGGGGAGCGCAACGCATCAAGGGTCTCTCCTTGCGCAAGATGGTCTCCCACTTCTTCTCGAAGGTCTCCGGTGTCAGAAAGTCGGACCCCACCGATATCAAGCAGAAGAATTCCGAGACTTCGCTGATTGAGCAATTCCTCTATCCAAAGTACGGTCCCGGCCAGCTTTGGGAGCTCGTCGCCAGGATGATCGTTCGTGAGGGTGGCGAGGTACGCATGGGATGGCGGATCGTTGGCCTGAATGTCGAACGCGGAGCCGATGGCGTGGATCGCATCACCTCCCTTGAAGCGAAGACACCAGCCGGTGACCTGCAGACAGTGGAAGGCGACTTCTGCTTTTCGACCATGCCGGTCAGAGATCTCCTGCAGCGCCTCCATACACCAATTCCGCCAGAGATCTCGGCCATCGCGGACGGACTGGTCTATCGCGACTTCATCACGGTTGGGCTGCTGGTCGATCGTCTGCTCCTCAAAGAGGCAGACGGATCGCCGCTGAAAGACACGTGGATCTACATTCAGGAACCCGACGTCCTGGTCGGACGTTTGCAGATCTTCAACAACTGGAGCCCGCACCTTGTCGCGGACCCATCCAAAGTCTGGATCGGCCTCGAGTATTTCTGCTACGAGAGTGACCCGCTATGGAAGATGCCGGATGACGAACTCGCGCAGTTTGCCATCGCCGAAGTGGAGAAGATTGGCATCCTGCGGGCCGACGAGGTGAGAGACTCCTGTGTCTTCCGTGTGCCGAAGACCTATCCCGCATACTTTGGCACTTACGACCGCTTTGACGAAATCGTCCGCTATATCGATCAATTCGAAAACCTATATCTCATCGGCCGAAATGGCATGCATAAGTACAACAATCAGGATCACTCGATGCTGACGGCCATGACAGCCGTGGATAACATCATTGCGGGCAGGACTTCGAAAGACAACCTCTGGTCGATCAATACGGAACAGGACTATCACGAAAAGAAAACCGGTGACACCGCCCGCGATCCTGCGGATACCAATGCGGTTGCATCGGACGAAGGCGTCACAGCATGA
- a CDS encoding ArnT family glycosyltransferase, which yields MTAAAAAETTGPDTNVSLPKPDALTRAIQSTPWRAFLALTALYVVAVAALSHLKLLWLDEFITLHVARLDNVKAIWQALTLGADPNPPVTHLLVHFCRALFGEREFALRLPAMIGYWIGLVSLFTYLRRRVPAEWALAGTVLSMAMAAFEYSYESRSYGIFYGLTMLAFLGWCRATETTRPQALRVIWLVVMTVSLGAGISTNYFAVLAFVPITAGEIARTLERIAKARKADIRSNLLRSINWPTWLALALAISPLLVYLPLINRAIAQFAPHAWNKVSLDQVFDSYTQMVEMILYPLLALFTVAAVKHFMQVSSPEKQERRIAALSDSGIPHRILPLHELVGVFCLMLYPFLGYTMASVRGGMLSPRFVIPVCFGFAIGGTVTAYRLASRRRYAGPVFLCFVLAWFIARESVVGYWYAEQKQSFYKVVDRLPLAFDGLPTNTPLAIPDPLMALTFQRYAPSEYVRREVFPIDFPAVRKFRNDDSPEQNLWAARSMYSLKIVPLATFQSTAGQYVILASDWNWLLQDLNRHHYREQRLPINTRAGAIGGFTPLSHGLPAFYIAEGDAMTTDSRPSSPQPSPFQWSDELPEAPDLP from the coding sequence ATGACAGCCGCGGCGGCGGCGGAAACCACGGGACCAGACACAAACGTGTCCCTCCCAAAACCTGACGCGCTGACGCGCGCAATCCAATCAACCCCCTGGCGTGCCTTCCTGGCACTTACTGCGCTCTATGTCGTGGCGGTTGCAGCTCTCTCGCACTTGAAGCTGCTTTGGCTTGACGAGTTCATCACGCTGCACGTCGCTCGCCTCGACAATGTGAAAGCCATCTGGCAGGCGCTCACCCTGGGAGCGGACCCCAACCCTCCTGTGACACACCTCCTCGTGCACTTCTGCCGCGCGCTTTTCGGAGAACGAGAGTTCGCACTCCGACTTCCCGCGATGATTGGTTACTGGATCGGGCTTGTCTCTCTGTTCACCTACCTGCGACGCCGGGTTCCCGCCGAGTGGGCGCTGGCGGGCACTGTGCTTTCCATGGCGATGGCAGCATTTGAATACAGCTATGAGAGCCGCTCGTATGGCATCTTCTATGGCCTCACGATGCTCGCGTTTCTTGGATGGTGCCGTGCGACGGAGACGACACGCCCTCAGGCGTTACGCGTCATCTGGCTCGTGGTGATGACCGTGTCTCTGGGCGCGGGCATTTCCACGAACTATTTCGCCGTACTGGCCTTTGTTCCCATTACCGCAGGCGAAATCGCCCGGACGCTCGAACGAATCGCAAAGGCTCGCAAGGCAGACATTCGGTCGAACTTGCTCCGCTCGATCAATTGGCCTACCTGGCTGGCTCTTGCATTGGCCATCAGTCCTCTCCTTGTTTATCTGCCGCTCATCAATCGGGCCATCGCACAGTTCGCGCCCCACGCCTGGAACAAGGTTTCCCTCGACCAGGTGTTTGACTCCTACACCCAGATGGTTGAGATGATCCTCTACCCTTTGCTCGCGCTCTTCACGGTGGCGGCCGTCAAGCACTTCATGCAGGTGAGCAGCCCGGAGAAGCAGGAGCGAAGGATCGCCGCCCTGTCGGACTCAGGCATCCCGCATCGCATACTTCCTCTGCATGAGCTCGTCGGCGTTTTCTGCCTGATGCTTTACCCGTTCCTTGGCTACACGATGGCATCGGTGCGAGGAGGTATGCTCTCGCCAAGATTTGTCATTCCCGTCTGCTTTGGCTTTGCCATTGGGGGAACCGTCACGGCATACCGCCTCGCCAGTCGCAGACGTTACGCAGGACCAGTGTTTCTCTGCTTTGTGCTGGCATGGTTTATCGCAAGAGAATCCGTTGTGGGTTATTGGTACGCCGAACAGAAGCAGTCGTTTTACAAAGTTGTCGATAGGTTGCCGCTTGCGTTTGACGGCTTGCCTACGAATACTCCCCTGGCGATCCCCGATCCGCTGATGGCGCTCACGTTTCAACGCTATGCACCATCCGAATATGTGCGGCGTGAGGTCTTCCCGATAGATTTCCCCGCAGTGCGCAAGTTTCGCAACGATGATTCGCCTGAGCAGAACCTGTGGGCCGCTCGCTCCATGTACAGCTTGAAGATCGTGCCGCTGGCCACATTCCAGTCGACTGCCGGACAGTACGTCATTCTGGCAAGCGATTGGAATTGGTTGCTGCAGGATTTGAACCGACACCACTATCGCGAGCAGCGACTGCCCATCAACACTCGTGCCGGAGCGATCGGTGGCTTCACACCTCTGAGCCATGGTCTTCCGGCTTTTTACATTGCAGAGGGCGATGCCATGACTACGGATTCACGACCTTCAAGCCCGCAGCCCTCCCCGTTCCAGTGGAGTGACGAACTCCCGGAAGCTCCCGATCTTCCGTAA
- the treZ gene encoding malto-oligosyltrehalose trehalohydrolase, with amino-acid sequence MHKFGVWAPKAQKMSLCWREQVLAMNGPNHRGWWTLEVQEATCGDRYAFLLDDDSTPYPDPRSLRQPEGVHGLSEIYSHGGFEWHDQLWRGSPKTGAIIYELHIGTFSTEGTFDGAIPHLKYLADLGITHVEVMPVAAWAGKQGWGYDSVSLFATHEHYGGPDGFKRFVDACHATGLSVILDVVYNHFGPVGNYTGKFGPYLNENRKTPWGDAVNLDQEGSDEVRRFFVDNAIMWLKDYHCDGLRFDAVHAFLDLSAVHFMEQLSTEVERLGATVGKEFYLIAESDLNDPRVVRPREANGYGMDAQWSDDFHHALIAVLYSPKEGESGYYSDFGTIADLHKSLKHAYVYDGQYSGHRKRRHGRPTDGLSAHHFIHFDQNHDQVGNRGWGERFEHLVGTDAAKLSIGIVLLAPYTPMLFMGEEWASSTPFLYFADHEDEEMRRLVAEGRKNEFAAFGFGGDVPNPEHEKTFLDSKLKWDEQEEGNHGDFLAWTKALIKLRRSHVCFNDGDTHHLHVFSDERARTLVMEREEARVVVNFGDQPFAFALLEGEQLELASRAEVSVREGYLDVPPMTLAVLLSTSEQFENRQVEARARA; translated from the coding sequence ATGCATAAGTTTGGAGTGTGGGCGCCCAAGGCGCAGAAGATGTCCCTTTGCTGGCGGGAACAGGTCCTGGCAATGAATGGCCCGAATCATCGTGGCTGGTGGACTCTCGAAGTGCAAGAGGCGACTTGTGGCGATCGGTACGCCTTCCTGCTGGATGACGATTCGACACCGTATCCCGATCCGCGCAGCCTGCGTCAGCCAGAGGGTGTGCACGGCCTGTCGGAGATTTATAGCCACGGCGGCTTCGAATGGCATGACCAGTTATGGCGTGGTTCACCGAAGACGGGCGCCATCATCTACGAACTGCACATCGGAACCTTCAGCACAGAGGGAACATTCGATGGCGCGATTCCACACCTGAAGTATCTCGCAGACCTGGGGATCACACATGTCGAGGTGATGCCAGTGGCGGCGTGGGCGGGCAAGCAGGGTTGGGGATATGACAGCGTCTCCCTCTTTGCAACCCATGAGCACTACGGTGGTCCGGACGGCTTCAAGCGATTCGTCGATGCATGCCATGCGACGGGTCTAAGTGTGATTCTGGACGTGGTCTACAACCACTTTGGACCAGTCGGAAATTACACAGGAAAATTCGGCCCCTATCTCAATGAGAATCGGAAAACACCCTGGGGCGACGCGGTAAACCTTGACCAGGAAGGCAGCGATGAGGTCCGCCGCTTCTTCGTGGACAACGCCATCATGTGGCTGAAGGACTATCACTGCGACGGTCTGCGTTTCGACGCTGTGCACGCCTTTCTTGACCTCTCTGCTGTGCATTTCATGGAGCAGCTTTCAACCGAAGTCGAGCGCCTGGGTGCAACCGTCGGGAAAGAGTTCTATCTGATTGCAGAGAGTGATCTTAACGATCCTCGCGTCGTGCGTCCGCGGGAAGCCAATGGGTACGGCATGGACGCGCAATGGAGTGACGACTTTCACCACGCACTGATCGCTGTTTTGTACTCCCCGAAGGAAGGTGAGAGTGGTTATTACTCAGACTTCGGAACAATTGCCGATCTGCACAAGTCGCTGAAACATGCCTATGTGTACGACGGACAATATTCGGGCCATCGCAAGCGTCGTCATGGTCGCCCGACAGACGGGCTGTCTGCGCACCACTTCATTCACTTCGACCAGAATCACGATCAGGTGGGTAACCGCGGATGGGGTGAACGTTTCGAACACCTCGTCGGAACGGACGCAGCGAAGCTGTCCATCGGGATCGTTCTTCTGGCGCCCTACACGCCTATGCTTTTCATGGGTGAGGAATGGGCGAGCTCGACCCCTTTCCTCTACTTCGCCGATCACGAGGACGAAGAGATGCGTCGCCTTGTGGCAGAGGGCCGCAAGAACGAGTTCGCGGCATTCGGCTTCGGCGGTGATGTGCCGAACCCTGAGCACGAGAAGACTTTCTTGGATTCAAAGCTGAAGTGGGATGAGCAGGAAGAGGGCAACCATGGAGATTTCCTCGCGTGGACCAAGGCCCTCATCAAGCTTCGTCGAAGCCACGTGTGCTTCAACGACGGCGACACCCATCATCTGCATGTCTTTTCCGACGAGCGCGCACGGACGCTGGTGATGGAGCGTGAAGAGGCTCGAGTTGTCGTGAACTTTGGCGATCAGCCCTTCGCCTTCGCACTGCTGGAAGGCGAGCAGTTGGAGCTCGCATCCCGGGCGGAAGTCAGCGTGCGCGAGGGCTACCTGGACGTTCCGCCCATGACGCTTGCTGTCCTGCTATCGACGTCGGAACAGTTTGAGAATCGCCAGGTTGAGGCTCGCGCGCGGGCCTGA
- a CDS encoding cupin domain-containing protein yields MAEGVTHIIPATSGPALVDGVVAVESLKAEGDAPGTAAYVHYNGPTNQLASMCTGMCVLDPGASPHPPHQHPEEELMMITEGTGELSVDGKTTPIGPGAVMYTAGNTWHGIVNTGTTPLTFYWSKWIAKGFEEPAA; encoded by the coding sequence ATGGCGGAAGGCGTCACACACATCATCCCGGCCACGTCCGGCCCAGCGCTAGTCGACGGTGTCGTCGCGGTCGAAAGCCTGAAGGCAGAGGGTGATGCGCCCGGCACTGCGGCCTACGTTCATTACAACGGACCCACGAACCAGTTAGCCAGCATGTGCACCGGCATGTGCGTGCTTGATCCCGGGGCATCGCCGCACCCGCCTCATCAGCATCCGGAAGAGGAGCTGATGATGATCACCGAAGGCACCGGCGAACTCTCTGTCGACGGCAAGACCACACCCATTGGCCCCGGCGCCGTCATGTACACGGCGGGCAATACATGGCACGGCATCGTGAACACCGGCACCACGCCTCTCACCTTCTACTGGTCAAAGTGGATCGCGAAAGGCTTCGAAGAGCCGGCGGCCTGA
- a CDS encoding VOC family protein, producing MFAHLTLPTQHVEATASFLERTFGYPRKPVPANSPVAVAWFDIGQGQELHVIFVEGFACSPHEAEFGRHVALFHPQEDFHALRERVLAEGGELIEPLRATDFRRFFFQEPVNGYLFEVIELARHQELRGA from the coding sequence TTGTTCGCTCACCTGACACTCCCAACGCAGCACGTGGAAGCGACAGCCAGCTTCCTCGAGCGAACGTTTGGTTATCCCCGCAAACCGGTTCCGGCGAACTCACCGGTGGCGGTGGCGTGGTTTGACATCGGCCAGGGACAGGAGCTGCACGTCATCTTCGTCGAAGGCTTCGCATGCTCGCCGCATGAGGCGGAGTTCGGTCGGCACGTCGCCCTTTTTCATCCGCAGGAAGACTTCCACGCGCTGCGTGAGCGTGTTCTTGCTGAAGGCGGCGAGCTAATCGAACCGTTGCGCGCGACCGACTTCCGACGGTTTTTCTTCCAGGAGCCGGTGAATGGCTACCTTTTTGAAGTGATCGAGTTGGCCCGCCATCAAGAACTGCGCGGTGCTTAG
- a CDS encoding cytochrome-c peroxidase encodes MRQAFAIAAALLLPIALTGCKRQVSNKPIGTPVQIHVPLGLPALPIPANNPPTAETIALGRRLFYDKHVSVDNTLSCASCHDPRAYFTDGKNVSTGVRGALGVRNAPTILNAAYLPFQFWDGRAITLEEQAAFPIANPVEMSQPHAADVSKLGNDPQYRSMFKSAFGTDDVNIERVEAALASFERTALTGNSAFDRFQYGSDKTSLTPAQLRGFMVYLDATRGNCAACHTVGAHDALFTDGKFHNTGQGVNDSGSFSDVGRFHETKIATDTGAFKTPTLRNIAGTAPYMHDGSLKTLKAVVDFYAGGGNSNPYLDPEMKKIHLSGQDRADLVEFLQSLTGDVSPNLGPPEK; translated from the coding sequence ATGCGCCAAGCTTTTGCCATCGCCGCCGCACTCCTGCTGCCTATCGCCCTGACGGGCTGCAAGCGGCAGGTCAGCAATAAGCCCATCGGCACGCCAGTCCAGATCCACGTCCCGCTTGGCCTGCCTGCGCTGCCGATTCCGGCGAACAATCCGCCAACTGCGGAGACGATCGCGCTAGGCCGCAGGCTGTTCTACGACAAGCACGTCTCGGTCGACAACACGCTCTCCTGCGCCTCCTGCCACGATCCCAGGGCATACTTCACCGATGGCAAAAACGTCTCCACCGGCGTGCGCGGCGCGCTTGGCGTTCGTAACGCACCCACCATCCTGAACGCAGCCTACCTGCCGTTCCAGTTCTGGGACGGTCGCGCTATCACGCTCGAGGAGCAGGCCGCATTTCCCATCGCCAATCCCGTCGAGATGAGTCAGCCGCACGCCGCGGACGTCAGCAAGCTGGGGAACGATCCGCAGTACCGCTCGATGTTCAAGAGCGCCTTCGGCACCGACGACGTGAACATCGAGCGTGTCGAGGCAGCTCTGGCCAGCTTTGAACGCACCGCCCTCACCGGCAACTCGGCGTTCGACCGCTTCCAGTACGGCAGCGACAAGACCTCACTCACACCCGCGCAGCTTCGCGGCTTCATGGTCTACCTGGATGCCACGCGCGGTAACTGTGCAGCATGCCATACGGTGGGCGCGCACGATGCCCTTTTTACCGACGGCAAATTCCATAACACTGGCCAGGGTGTAAACGACTCCGGCAGCTTCAGCGATGTGGGCCGCTTCCACGAAACAAAAATCGCCACAGACACCGGCGCCTTTAAAACACCGACCCTGCGCAACATCGCAGGCACCGCTCCCTACATGCACGACGGCAGTCTGAAGACGCTGAAAGCCGTGGTGGACTTCTATGCCGGCGGCGGCAACAGCAATCCCTACCTCGACCCTGAGATGAAGAAGATTCACCTCAGTGGACAAGATCGTGCGGACCTCGTGGAATTTCTACAATCCTTGACCGGTGATGTATCGCCCAACCTTGGGCCGCCGGAAAAGTAA
- a CDS encoding carboxypeptidase regulatory-like domain-containing protein — MKPNPLFRYPAALLIASSLLYGCKSNSVETTQSSAKTGAVPAAEPVYTVDPAVATTILGTVRYTGAKPKPQLVDMSSDPTCVAAHKGKAYDESLVVGAKGGLGNVFVYIEKGLEGKHFATPTAAVTIDQAGCWFRPRVLGLQVGQTLNVVNSDPVTHNIHPMAMVNREWNHSQGPGDPVMHRTFTKQEIMIPVKCNIHDWMHAFIGVVDHPYFATTKDDGSFTLPDLPPGTYTVTAWHETLGRQSITVTVTASGKAMANLTFAAK, encoded by the coding sequence GTGAAACCGAATCCCTTGTTCCGCTACCCGGCGGCCCTGCTCATCGCGTCATCGCTACTGTATGGCTGTAAATCAAATTCCGTTGAGACGACTCAATCCTCTGCCAAAACTGGAGCCGTTCCGGCTGCAGAGCCCGTCTACACCGTCGACCCTGCAGTCGCCACGACGATCCTGGGTACCGTGAGATACACCGGCGCGAAGCCGAAGCCACAGCTCGTCGACATGAGCAGCGACCCCACCTGCGTAGCCGCGCACAAGGGCAAGGCCTATGACGAGTCGCTCGTCGTAGGGGCAAAAGGCGGGTTAGGCAACGTCTTTGTCTACATCGAAAAGGGTCTCGAAGGAAAGCACTTCGCCACGCCGACAGCCGCTGTGACGATTGATCAGGCCGGCTGCTGGTTCCGTCCGCGGGTATTGGGATTACAGGTTGGCCAGACGCTCAACGTCGTAAACTCAGACCCCGTCACGCACAACATCCACCCCATGGCCATGGTCAATCGCGAGTGGAACCACTCGCAGGGTCCGGGCGATCCGGTCATGCACCGCACCTTCACGAAGCAGGAGATCATGATCCCCGTGAAGTGCAACATCCATGACTGGATGCATGCCTTCATCGGCGTGGTCGACCATCCATACTTCGCAACGACGAAGGATGATGGCAGCTTCACACTGCCCGATCTGCCGCCCGGTACATACACCGTTACCGCTTGGCACGAGACGCTGGGCCGGCAATCCATCACCGTCACCGTCACCGCGAGCGGCAAGGCCATGGCGAACCTCACCTTCGCTGCGAAGTAG
- a CDS encoding sugar phosphate isomerase/epimerase family protein, producing MNSITRRQFLSRTGTVAALAASAAVLPRWAFADPLGLPLGIQLYVVGADMQKDAAAAVKQIAAIGYKEVETAGFGSLKTAKELRKAFDDNGLKCPSAHLPLKLDALQASFDDANTLGCTYATSSVPQGWLAPPMPAMDPNMTADQRREAMAKARGGMLAPLDADKTKALAEDMNKVGEAAKKAGLKFAAHNHTMEFGMVDGKPAYDYLITHTDKDLVTFEIDCGWMTVAGYKPADFVAKYPGRIRMLHIKDFLPYPKGASTGGPIRPEGSEIGQGVVNYKEIFAGVKGKGIQHIFVEQEGPYSRMPAMEAAAVDYKYLHAIS from the coding sequence ATGAACAGCATCACCCGCAGGCAGTTTCTTTCACGCACCGGCACCGTTGCCGCTCTGGCGGCCTCTGCCGCAGTCCTGCCGCGCTGGGCATTCGCTGACCCGCTCGGCCTGCCGCTGGGTATCCAGCTCTACGTAGTCGGTGCAGACATGCAGAAGGACGCTGCCGCGGCCGTAAAGCAGATCGCTGCCATTGGCTACAAAGAAGTTGAAACGGCCGGTTTCGGTTCGCTGAAGACCGCCAAGGAACTTCGCAAGGCATTCGACGACAATGGCCTGAAGTGTCCCAGCGCACATCTTCCGCTGAAACTCGACGCCTTGCAGGCATCGTTTGACGATGCCAATACCCTCGGCTGCACCTACGCGACGTCGTCTGTTCCGCAAGGCTGGCTGGCCCCGCCCATGCCAGCGATGGATCCGAACATGACTGCCGACCAGCGCCGCGAGGCGATGGCGAAGGCCCGCGGCGGCATGCTGGCCCCACTGGATGCGGACAAGACCAAGGCGCTTGCAGAGGATATGAATAAGGTCGGTGAAGCCGCCAAGAAGGCTGGCCTGAAGTTTGCGGCACACAACCACACCATGGAGTTCGGCATGGTGGACGGTAAGCCCGCTTACGACTATCTGATCACCCATACCGATAAGGATCTCGTCACCTTCGAGATCGACTGCGGATGGATGACCGTCGCCGGCTACAAGCCTGCGGACTTCGTCGCAAAGTATCCCGGCCGCATCAGGATGCTGCACATCAAAGACTTTCTCCCCTACCCCAAGGGCGCCAGCACCGGCGGCCCCATCCGTCCCGAAGGCTCGGAGATCGGCCAGGGTGTCGTCAACTACAAGGAAATCTTTGCCGGAGTGAAGGGTAAGGGCATCCAGCATATCTTCGTAGAGCAGGAAGGGCCGTATAGCCGTATGCCCGCGATGGAAGCAGCCGCAGTCGACTACAAGTACCTGCACGCGATCTCTTAG
- a CDS encoding GntR family transcriptional regulator — protein sequence MIPFRVSFRPGVPIFEQTVYAATRAIVAGKLRPGDAFPSVRALSRELKINPNTAHKVITQLLTDGLLESHPGIGTVVAQLPRSTAAERTALLGPQIEALVVEAKRLSLSVEEVAAAVERHWERLTPPEDEDTGETR from the coding sequence GTGATCCCTTTCCGCGTCAGCTTCCGGCCCGGTGTACCCATCTTCGAACAGACGGTCTACGCGGCCACGCGTGCCATCGTCGCGGGCAAGCTGCGACCCGGCGATGCCTTTCCGTCGGTCCGCGCGCTCTCACGCGAACTGAAGATCAACCCCAACACGGCGCATAAGGTCATCACGCAACTGCTGACAGATGGCCTGCTGGAGTCACATCCCGGCATTGGCACTGTCGTGGCGCAACTGCCACGATCCACCGCGGCAGAGCGCACAGCCCTGCTCGGCCCGCAGATCGAGGCGCTGGTGGTCGAGGCGAAGCGGCTGTCCCTCTCGGTCGAGGAGGTCGCCGCGGCCGTCGAGCGCCACTGGGAACGCCTGACTCCACCCGAAGACGAAGACACAGGAGAGACGCGATGA
- a CDS encoding ATP-binding cassette domain-containing protein — MNDAVPAVEIKGLSKMFGGTEALAPTHLSVPHGSVFALVGHNGAGKTTLIKLLLNILPPTAGEATVLGESTRTLHADSFARIGYVSENQEMPEWMTVRGFMDYLRPFYPEWDEGTLLADLQLACWCPRGCCRLPAAIPSPCIWR, encoded by the coding sequence ATGAACGATGCAGTCCCCGCAGTTGAGATCAAAGGCCTGTCGAAGATGTTCGGTGGAACGGAGGCGCTTGCACCCACACATTTGTCCGTCCCGCACGGTTCCGTCTTCGCGCTCGTGGGCCATAACGGCGCCGGCAAGACCACGCTGATCAAGCTGCTGCTGAATATCCTCCCGCCCACCGCAGGTGAAGCCACCGTCTTAGGCGAGTCCACGCGCACGCTCCATGCAGACTCCTTCGCCCGCATCGGCTACGTCTCAGAGAACCAGGAGATGCCGGAGTGGATGACCGTCCGTGGCTTCATGGATTACCTGAGGCCGTTCTATCCCGAATGGGATGAGGGTACGCTACTTGCCGACCTGCAACTGGCCTGCTGGTGCCCGCGCGGGTGCTGCAGGCTGCCGGCAGCGATACCGTCCCCATGCATCTGGCGGTGA
- a CDS encoding DUF427 domain-containing protein, with protein sequence MAKAVWNGQTVAESESFETVEGNIYFPEESVKREFLRPSSTSSSCPWKGQARYFTLFVDGQENPDAAWYYPDPKPAARSVKHHIAFWRGVEVSK encoded by the coding sequence ATGGCAAAGGCAGTGTGGAACGGCCAGACGGTCGCCGAGAGCGAGAGCTTTGAAACCGTCGAGGGCAACATCTACTTTCCAGAGGAGTCGGTGAAGCGCGAGTTTCTCCGTCCCAGCTCCACCTCGTCGTCCTGCCCGTGGAAGGGTCAGGCGCGTTACTTCACGTTGTTCGTCGACGGCCAGGAAAACCCCGACGCGGCCTGGTATTATCCCGACCCCAAGCCCGCCGCTCGCTCCGTGAAGCATCACATCGCCTTCTGGCGAGGCGTAGAAGTCAGCAAGTAA